In a genomic window of Helianthus annuus cultivar XRQ/B chromosome 10, HanXRQr2.0-SUNRISE, whole genome shotgun sequence:
- the LOC110882341 gene encoding uncharacterized mitochondrial protein AtMg00810-like: protein MEKPPGFVDSKYPNYVCKLFKALYGLKQAPRAWFQCLSTFLISYGFSCSRADTSLFVFRKESHIMYLLVYVDDLILTGNNDTAITTFISRLHHEFAIKDLGDLNYFLGLEVLYTHTGLFLTQAKYAADILLRAQLLEAKPVSTPLALHESFSANGVPYSDPTLYRSLLGALQYLTITRPDISYAVNQLSQFLQHPTIDHFRAVKRLLRYVKGTISFGLTYNRPHSPSIIGYFDADWVRCLDTRRSTYGYSIFLGGNLVSWSAKKQPTVSRSSCESEYRAMANAAAELVWITHLLRELHALTPDRPTLLCDNKSALFMTQNLVSHKRAKHIDLDYHFIRELVNSGKLYTKFVPTNLQVADIFTKSLPRAQFEVFRDKLRLGPPPFQLKGIQFYLLTFGRSLFDIKKGGVMNEP, encoded by the exons ATGGAGAAACCACCTGGTTTTGTGGATTCTAAATATCCGAACTATGTTTGTAAGTTATTCAAGGCCCTCTATGGTCTTAAACAGGCTCCGCGTGCTTGGTTCCAATGTTTAAGCACGTTTCTTATCTCTTATGGTTTCTCTTGCAGTCGTGCGGACACATCTCTCTTTGTTTTCCGCAAAGAGTCTCACATTATGTATTTGCTCGTCTATGTTGACGATCTTATACTTACGGGAAATAATGACACTGCCATCACTACCTTTATTTCTCGTCTTCATCATGAGTTTGCCATCAAAGACCTTGGGGATCTTAATTACTTTCTGGGTCTCGAAGTTCTCTATACTCACACTGGTCTTTTTCTAACTCAAGCAAAGTATGCGGCTGATATTCTTCTTCGAGCACAGTTACTTGAAGCTAAACCAGTCAGCACTCCCCTTGCTCTGCATGAGTCGTTTTCAGCAAATGGTGTTCCTTATTCGGATCCTACTCTTTATCGTTCCTTGCTTGGTGCTTTGCAGTATTTGACTATTACTAGGCCAGATATATCTTATGCTGTAAATCAGCTCTCACAGTTTCTTCAACATCCGACTATTGATCACTTTCGGGCAGTCAAACGTCTTTTACGATATGTCAAAGGTACTATATCCTTTGGCTTGACCTACAATCGTCCTCATTCGCCCTCTATCATTGGGTACTTTGATGCTGATTGGGTTCGTTGTCTTGATACACGTCGCTCCACATATGGCTACTCTATTTTTCTTGGTGGAAATCTAGTCTCTTGGAGTGCTAAGAAGCAGCCTACTGTATCCCGATCCAGTTGTGAGTCTGAGTATCGGGCAATGGCAAACGCTGCTGCTGAATTGGTTTGGATTACGCATCTTTTAAGGGAACTCCATGCGCTGACACCTGATCGTCCTACATTGCTATGTGATAATAAGAGTGCTTTATTCATGACTCAAAATCTAGTGTCCCATAAGCGTGCTAAACACATTGATTTGGATTATCACTTTATTCGTGAATTGGTCAATTCTGGTAAACTATATACCAAATTTGTTCCAACCAATCTACAGGTGGCTGATATTTTTACCAAGAGTCTTCCGCGCGCTCAGTTTGAAGTTTTTCGTGACAAGTTACGGCTTGGACCGCCACCATTTCAATTGAAGGGG atACAGTTTTACCTTCTTACATTTGGTCGGTCACTCTTTGATATAAAAAAAGGTGGAGTAATGAATGAACCATAA